DNA from Gracilinanus agilis isolate LMUSP501 chromosome 3, AgileGrace, whole genome shotgun sequence:
CGGAGATGCCCAGGGTGGGGCAGGTGCccaggaggaaggggaggacCCGGGCTCCTGGGGGCGGGCCATGCCCAGAGGGCAGAGACAAGTGCAGGGATGCCACCTGTCAGGAATCCAGGAGAGCTGCCTGAGGGGCCTCCCCCCTGCCCCCAGCAAGTCACAAGCACACACAAAGTGTTGTCCAAAAATCTTTAATATAACAAGGAAAGGGGTTAGTTTTTGTAGCCTCGGCTGGCCCGGCGGCCCCTGGCACGCTCGAACTTTCGGCCCTTGGATCGCACGTATGGCCTGCGGAGAGAAGGAAGGCCGTGAAGCCCAGCTGCCAAGCCCAGgcctctgccccctcccccacccccaccctcctcCCACACTCACTTGGTGTGGCTGTGCGGAGTGCCAGGCGCCTTCCCAAAGTGCCGGTACACCTGGCGGCCCTTCCGGGGACCTGGATGTGGACAAGAGAGGCTGCAGGCTGCTGGGCACCCACCCCCCGCCCAGGCCGGACCCCCCTCCCCAGAGAGAGAGCTCACCAGACAGCAGAACGGTGCCGCGGCCCTTGGGGGAGGTCATGGCCAGCTGATCGAAGGTGAGGATCTTCCCCCCAGCCTTGAGGATGCGACTGCGGGCGTTGCTGGTGACTCGAAGGGCGCACACCTGGCCCAGGGAGGAAAACCGTCCTGAGTACCCCAAAGGCCCACCCCCAGCTCCCACCCAGCAGCCCCGGGAACCCCCGGAGGGCCCACCTTGAGCTTGGGCACCTCCTGGATGCGCACGTCGTCCGTCACGGTCCCCACTACCACGGCGGTCTTGTTCTCCCGGCCCTGCAGCTTCATCTTCCTAATCTGAGGAAGCAGAGAAAGGCTGCTGCCGGCTGCCCCGGGGTCCGCGCAATGGAGCCCAAGGACCCACTGGCCTAGGCGGCGGGCCTGGGTGCAAATCCAGCCAGGTGACCCCGAGAAACCCAAACCTGCCAtgtgtttggggggagggggagcggCAGCCTCCAATAAAGAGCCCCCCTTAAGGGCTCACCATTCGGGACAAGGACAGGGGGGGCCTGTTGGTCCGGCTCATGAACAGCCTCTTCAACACGACCTTGTTGAACGTCGAGTTGGTTCTGCGGGCCAGGAACCGGTACAGCTGGACGGCGATGGGGCAAAGAAGGCGTTTGGTGAGGGTCCTGGAGTCCTGGGCCGCGTCTCAACCCCCACCTCACCCCGCTGGGCTCTTGGGCCTCTCCAAGTCTTCTCCTGATCCCTCCCCCGCCAACGACGCGGACAGGACTACAACTCCCAGCAGCCCCCGGGGCGCCGAAGCTCCA
Protein-coding regions in this window:
- the RPL18 gene encoding 60S ribosomal protein L18, with protein sequence MGVDIRHHKDRKVRRKEPKSQDIYLRLLVKLYRFLARRTNSTFNKVVLKRLFMSRTNRPPLSLSRMIRKMKLQGRENKTAVVVGTVTDDVRIQEVPKLKVCALRVTSNARSRILKAGGKILTFDQLAMTSPKGRGTVLLSGPRKGRQVYRHFGKAPGTPHSHTKPYVRSKGRKFERARGRRASRGYKN